The DNA sequence GGCTTTAATAAATGTGGTTTTACCGGCTCCCATTGCTCCGTAAAAGGCAAATATTCGATCGTTTGGAAAATTATTCAGCAACATTCGGGCAGTTTCCTGAAGTGCTGATAAATCTGAAAGTTGAGTCTGAAACATCGGAATCTAAATTAATAGCGCAAATTAATAAAACTTCAGAGAATATGCATAACACTGACTTTTGTTAAAGGTTTGAATAAAAAAATTGTATTACTTTTGATTCAGGATAAACCGAAAAAAATTATCATATGAACAATCCGGAAAATTTAAAGTACACCAGCGAGCACGAATGGATTAGTGTGGAAGGTGATGTTGCATTGGTTGGAATTACCTCATTCGCTCAAGGCGAATTGGGTGACATTGTTTTCGTCGAAATTGAAACTGAAGGTGAAACTTTGGCAAAAGGAGAAACTTTTGGAACTATTGAAGCTGTGAAAACAGTATCAGATTTGTTTATGCCTGTAGGTGGCGAAGTGATTGAATTCAATCCGGCTCTTGAAGCTTCTCCTGAACTCGTAAACAAAGATCCATACGGACAGGGCTGGTTAATTAAAATAGCCATTTCGAACCAGGACGAACTTGGAGACTTACTAAGCGCCGCCGAATATCAAGCGATGCTCGAAGCTTAAAAAAACATATGGCTGTCCACAAATGACAGCCTATTTCCTATTTTTATTCCGGATCAGACTAGTGATCTAAGAAAAAAAAGCCTGCTTTGTACAAAGCAGGCTTTTTGATTTATGAGAAAATGTTGGTTGCTGAACTAAAGCGTCTTTGCAACTTCTGTTAAAGTAAAGGCTTCAATAAAGTCGCCCGCTTTCACATTGTTGTAATTGTCAATATTCAAGCCGCATTCATAACCTTTGTTGACTTCTTTTACATCATCTTTGAATCGTTTGAGCGATCCTAAAGTTCCGGTATAGATTACAATTCCATCGCGAATAACACGAACCTTATCTTTCCGGATAATTTTCCCGTCGCGAACGATACATCCGGCAATGGTACCAACTTTCGTGATATCGAAGGCTTCCATAACTTCAGCCGTTCCGGTAATTTCTTCCCTGATTTCAGGAGAAAGCATACCTTCCATCGCTGCTTTTATTTCGTTGATTGCATCGTAAATAATTGAATACAAACGGATATCTATTTGTTCCTTTTCAGCAATTTTACGGGCACTTACTGAAGGACGTACCTGGAATCCAACAATGATTGCATTCGAAGCGGTTGCAAGCATAATATCCGATTCGGAAATTGCACCAACTGCTTTATGGATCACATTCACCTGAATTTCTTCAGTCGACAGTTTAATCAACGAATCAGAAAGTGCTTCGATTGATCCATCCACGTCACCCTTCACAATCAGGTTCAATTCCTGGAAGTTGCCAATCGCAATACGACGGCCAATTTCATCAAGAGTAATGTGTTTCTGAGTACGCAATCCCTGTTCGCGGGCAAGCTGTTCGCGTTTGTTGGCAATGTTACGTGCATCACGCTCATTCTCCATTACATTGAATTTATCACCTGCCTGTGGGGCACCGTCAAGTCCAAGAATAATTACCGGTTCACCAGGAAGTGCAACAGTAACTTTTTGGTTTCGTTCGTTGAACATGGCTTTAACGTGACCATAGTATTGACCAGCCAATAACACATCTCCTACTCTTAATGATCCGTTTAGTACGAGCACTGTAGCTACATATCCACGACCTTTATCAAGGGTTGACTCAATTACGGTTCCGGTTGCACGTTTATTAGGATTACCTTTCAATTCGAGCATTTCGGCTTCGAGCAATACCTTTTCAAGCAACAAATCAACATTTAATCCACTTTTTGCTGATATGTCCTGACTCTGGTATTTTCCACCCCAGTCTTCAACAAGGAAATTCATCCCCGCTAATTTTTCTTTTATCTTTTCAGGATTTGCACCCGGCTTGTCGATTTTGTTAATTGCAAAGATAATTGGAACATTTGCAGCCTGAGCATGGTTGATTGCTTCAACGGTCTGTGGCATGATGTTATCATCGGCAGCCACAATAATAATTGCAATATCAGTTACCTGAGCACCACGTGCACGCATCGCTGTAAAGGCTTCGTGACCTGGTGTATCGAGGAAGGTGATTTTGCGTCCGTCCTTTAGTTTAACATTGTATGCGCCAATATGCTGCGTAATACCTCCGGCTTCACCGGCAATTACATTGGTACTCCGAATATGGTCAAGCAACGAAGTTTTACCGTGGTCAACATGACCCATTACGGTAACAATTGGAGCTCTTGGCAACAACTGTTCTTCGGTATCAGGTTCTTCTTCAATTGCAACCTGAATTTCGGCACTTACAAATTCTACTTTAAAGCCAAATTCATCAGCCACAACAGCCATTGTTTCAGCATCCAAACGCTGATTGATTGACACGAACAGCCCAAGACTCATACAAGTTGAGATTACACTGGTAACCGATGTATCCATCATGGTAGCCAACTCGTTAACTGAAACGAATTCGGTAACTTTCAGAACATTCAGATTCTCAGTGTCGCGCTCGGCCTGGGCTGCCATTTTATCGCTAACCATCTGACGTTTATCTTTCCGGTATTTCGATCCCTTTGATTTAGTACCTTTAGTCGTCAGGCGAGCCAGTGTATCTTTAATTTGCTTTTGTACATCTTCTTCACTAACTTCCTTTTTAAGAAGTGTGCGTTTCTTCAATCCGGGCTTATCTCCGGCAGGTCTTGGAGCTCCTCCAATATTTTTGGTGACCACCAATTTTTTCCGTTCGCCGGCAACAACTGGTTTATCGGCAACATTCACTCTTTGTTGCTGATTTCCAGGAATATCTTTTGAAATACGTTTTCTTTTTTTCTTGCGATTGGCCTGCGCCGCTGCATCATTGGACGGCCCTGCTGGTCTTTTATCTGAAGGTAGCTCAATCTTGCCCACTACTGTTGGACCCGATAAACGTTCGGCTCTGGCTTTAATGACAGTTGGCCCAACACGTTCAGGACGATCTGTGGCTGGAGTTCCCTGCTGAACAGCTTCGCTTTCTGATGGTTTTTGAACATCACGGCGAACACGTTCGCGATCTTTGCGTTCATCCTCCTTCTGTTTTTTGCTCTTCTTTGCCGGTCTGGTCTTTTGATTCAACAAATCCAGATCGATCCGACCAACCACCTTAACATCTTCAACTGTTGGAACATTGGTTGTTACATGGTCAGAACTAAAACGGTCATCTTCTGCTTCTACACGAACAGGTTCTGCCTTAACTTCAGGTATAATAACTGGTTCGGGCTTGTGCTCTTTCGTTGGTTTAGTTGCCTTAACTTCAGAAACAACGACAGGTATTTCCTGAACAGGCGGAGTTTCAACTACCGGTTTTTGATGTATAGGTTTTGTTTTTTCAACAGGTGGAGCTGGTGGAACAACAGGAACTACCGGTTCTTCTTTTTTCTTTGGCCCACTAAGGTTTTCAAGATCAATCTTGCCAACAACTTTTGGTGATTCAATTTCCTGACGTTTGGTAGTGATTAGTTCTTCCTTATGCTCAGGCCTAATTGGTTTGGCCTCGACATGCGGAACAGCCTCAACCTTTTTCGGGTTATGATCTTTAATGATTACTTCGTCATCCTCATAATCATCTACAACATGTTTGTTACCCGAATCTTTCACATCGTCTAGTGAGATTGATTCATGAGCGCCACGATGACTTTTCAGATTAATTTTCTCTGACTCTTTTTTAAGACTGATGTCACCCTTATATTCTTTTTCAAGAAGATGGAATGCATCATCTGTAATCTTGTTGTTTGGATTTGTATCAATATCAAATCCCTTCTTGTGCAGGAAATCAACGATGGTTGAAATACCAACATTAAAGTCGCGCGCTACCTTACTTAGTCGTTTTATACTACTACCTATAACCATAAACCCACTCAGTTAAATAAACCTCAAAATAGTTTCTAAGGAATTAACGATGATGCAATTTTACATTCAAAATCTAAAATGCCCTAATTTTCAAGCAAAAATTTGAATAAACTTTCGCCTATTCAAATTCATTTTTAAGTATTCGAAGAACCTCGTCGATCGTTTCCTCTTCGAGGTCGGTTCTTTTGATCAGTTCTGACCGGGTAAGCGTTAATACGTTTTTAGCCGTATCGCAACCGATTGATTTCAGTTGATCAATTACCCAGCTTTCAATTTCATCGGAAAATTCATCCAGATTTACGTCTTCATCGTCCTGAGCCACTTCGCGGTAAACATCAATTTCGTAGCCGGTAAGCTGGCTGGCCAATCTGATGTTCAACCCACCTTTCCCGATAGCCATCGAAACCTCATCGGGTTTCAGGTAAACATCGGCTCTTTTGGTGTCTTCGTGTAACTTAATGGATGATACTTTGGCTGGATTCAATGCTCGTTGAATAAACAACTGATTGTTAGCCGAGAAATTTATTACATCAATATTTTCGTTACGCAATTCACGGACGATGCCATGAATACGCGATCCCTTCATTCCAACGCAGGCTCCAACCGGATCAATGCGTTCGTCATATGATTCAACAGCAACTTTAGCGCGTTCGCCCGGAACCCTTACAATCTTTTTAATGGTAATTAAACCATCAAAAATTTCAGGCACTTCCAATTCGAAAAGGCGTTCGAGGAAAACAGGAGAAGTACGCGAAAGTATAATCAACGGATTGTTGTTCCGTAATTCAACTTTAAAAACGACTGCACGCAGGTTATCTCCTTTTCTGAAATAATCAGAAGGAATCTGCTCGGTTCTTGGAAGAATCAGTTCATTGCCTTCGTCATCCAAAATTAGGATTTCTTTTTTCCAAACCTGATAAACTTCACCGGCAACGATGTCACCGATTTTGTTCTTGTATTTGTTGTAAATATGGTCTTTTTCAAGCTCCATAATTCGACTGGCAAGGTTTTGACGCAAGTTCAAAATGGCCCTGCGACCAAAATGTGCAAGCTTAACCTCGTCGGTTACTTCTTCTCCAATGTCGTAATCAGCGTCAATTTTTTTGGCTTCTTTCAAAGTGATCTGCCTGTTTGGATCTTCAAAATCCTCGTCAGCAACTACTTCCCTATTGCGCCAAATCTCAAAGTCACCTTTATCGATGTTAATAATCACATCGAAGTTTTCATCTGTGCCATAGGTCTTTTGAAGAACATTTTTAAATACATCTTCCAATACGCTCATCATTGTGGCGCGGTCGATGTTTTTAAGTTCCTTAAATTCGGCAAAGGTGTCGATAAGATTAAGAGTCTCCATCTCGTCCCGGTTTTAGAATTTTAATACTTTTTTTGTTTCTTTTATCTCCAGATATCCAAGTGTATGAACCCGTGTTACAAGTTCCTTCTTTTTTGATCCTTCTGATTTTTCTTTTGTTGTCACCTCCAGATCAATTCCCTGATCGTCGGCTTTTAATAGTATCCCAGTCAATTTTAATCCACTGGTCAGCAGCACATCAACTTCTGTATTTATATTTTTCTTATACTGACGAACCAAACTGAAAGGTTCGCTCAATCCGGCAGAAAAAACCGACAATTCGAAATCTTCCACCTCACGATCAAGGTTGCTTTCAACAAAACGGCTGATTTCGACAATTTGATTGATCGAAATGCCTGTGTCGCTATCAACCATGATATCAATGACGTTGCTTAACGAAACTGTTACATCAACCAAGAACTGGTCATCTGTAAGCTTTTCATTTACAAGTTCTGCTATTTTAACTTTGTCGATCATATTTTTGTAATAAAATAGGGGACTTTCGATCCCCTACGCTCTGGTTTCCCCAAATTGTCGCGACAAAAATAGTAATTTTAATTAAATTGTCAAAATCAATTCATTAAGCTTTCTGATTATCAGCAAAAAATAAAGACTATTGCCCTCTTTACGAACACATTTATACATGAACTTTCAATTTTTAGTATGTTTGTATATGAAAATACACATGCAATACATTGAAAACAAATAAGAAGAAAATAATCAACGATCCGGTTTTTGGCTTTATCAACATCCGCTCCGAACTCGTCTTCGATTTAATTGAACACCCCTATTTTCAAAGGCTACGCCGTATTAAACAATTAGGATTATCATGTATGGTGTACCCGGGTGCCAATCACACCCGGTTTGAACATGCTCTTGGGGCAGTTCATCTGATGCGCTCAGCAATTGGGATCCTGAAATTAAAAGGACAGGAAATTAGCGAAGAAGAAGCCGATGCAGTAACCGTTGCTATTCTTTTGCACGACATTGGCCATGGGCCATTTTCGCATGTACTCGAAAGTACAATTGTGCAAGGCGTACCACACGAACGCATTTCGTTGCTTTTGATGGAGGAACTGAACCGGCAATTCGATGGGAAATTGGACCTTGCCATCCAAATTTTTACCGACAATTACCCCCGACATTTCCTTCACCAACTGGTATCCAGTCAATTGGATATGGATCGGCTCGACTATTTGAGCCGCGACAGTTTCTTTTCAGGTGTATCTGAAGGAGTAATCAGTTCGGAGCGCATTATTAAGATGCTGAACGTAAAAAACGATGAACTGGCAATTGAGTATAAAGGAATTTATTCGGTTGAAAATTTCCTGATAGCCCGACGACTGATGTACTGGCAGGTTTATTTACACAAAACTGTTCTTTCGGCCGAATACCTTTTTATTAATGTACTCGCACGTGCCCGTGAATTGGCCTTGCAAGAAATTGACCTATTTGCAACTCCGGTATTTAAAGCATTTCTGACCTACAAAATAACTCTCGACGACTTTACTTTTAATCGGCTGATTGACGGTCGTCCGGCATTAGACCTATTTGCCAACCTGGATGACAACGATATTATTGCCTCCATTAAAGAATGGCAAAACCATCCGGATGCCATATTATCCTATCTTTCTCACTGCATCATCAACAGGCGCTTTTACAAAATAAAGATCAGTAAAAAACCTATTCCTGAGCAGAAAATATCTTTGCTTAAAGAAAAAATATGCGCACATTTTGATGTCTGCGATGAGTTCGTTCACTATTTTCTTATTGCCGATACCATCTCAAACAGCGCGTACAATCAGTCTTCCAGTGAAAAAATTAATGTTTTATTCAAAAATAACAAGATAAGCGATATTGCAGATGCTTCGGATATAAACCTCTCTGCTTTTTCTGAAACGGTGAGGAAATATTTCATCTGTTATCCGAAAGAATTGGACATTAAGTAATTTAAACTATTTTTGCACGGCAAATCGAAAACGAATATGGAATTCAAAGCTCAAAGCATAGCTGATTTTCTGGGAGGTACAATAGAAGGAGACACCAATGCTACAGTTACTGACGTAGCAAAAATTGAAGAAGGAAGACCCGGAACATTAGCATTTTTATCCAATCCGAAATACAATAAATACCTATACGAAACAGAGGCTACAATCGTAATTGTAAATCAGGATTTTGAACCTGAGGCTGAAGTTAAACCTACCCTAATCCGGGTTCCAGACGCTTACAAAGCTTTCGCTTCGCTTCTCGAATTGTATCAGCAGGCTAAAGGCAACAAAACCGGCATTGAAAACCCTTCATTTATTGATGCTTCTGCAAAAGTGGGTAACGACGTTTATGTTGGTGCATTTGCATACATTGGCAAGAATGTCCGCATCGGAAATCACGTAAAAATTTACCCTCAGGTGTATATTGGCGACAACACCATTGTTGGTGACGACAGCATTTTATATGCAGGAGTAAAAATCTACGAAGACACCAAAATAGGTGAAGCCTGTATCATTCATGCCGGTGCAGTAATCGGAGCTGATGGTTTTGGCTTTGCTCCTCTCGAAGATGGAACTTACCAGAAGATTCCACAGGTTGGAAACGTTATTCTGGAAGATTACGTGGAGATTGGCGCCAATACTACGATTGATTGTGCAACAATGGGATCGACAATCATCCGAAAAGGAACAAAGATAGACAACCTGGTACAAATTGCCCATAATGTTGAAGTTGGAGAAAACACGGTAATGGCTTCGCAAACGGGTATTGCCGGATCAACAAAGGTTGGTAAAAATTGCCAGTTCGGCGGACAGGTGGGAGTTGCAGGTCACATAACGATAGGCGATCATGTCAGTTTGGGAGCCATGTCGGGGGTGGCCAACAGTATCAAATCAAACCGGACAGTTTTAGGAGCACCCGCTATGGATATTGCTCAGGCTGCAAAAGTTTTTGCCATTTTCCGGAATTTGCCCCAACTTAGGGAACAACTTATCGACCTGGGAAGACAAGTTGCACAAATTAAAACCAAGCTTGAAGAATAATTGAAATCAGGAATGACAATAAAACAAAAAACATTAGCGAAAGAATTTTCGATTAGCGGAAAGGGACTGCACACCAATTGTTTGGTGAACATGACTTTTAAACCCGCGCCAATCAATCACGGATTTAAATTTCAGCGTATCGATCTTGAAGATAAACCAATTATACCAGCAAGTGCCGAATACGTAGTTGACACCTCAAGAGGTACGGTGCTTGGCATCGGGAATGCCCGTATAAGCACACTCGAACACAGTCTGGCCGCTTTAACCGGAATGGATCTGGACAATGTATTGATTGAAATTGACAACGAAGAAGTTCCGATTTTGGATGGAAGTTCACGTTTTTTTGTTCAGGCCATTGAAAAAACCGGAATAGTTGAACAGGATGCCGAACGTGAATACTTTGTTGTTACTGAACGGATTGTTTACAAAAATGAAAAAACCGGATCGGAGATCATTGCCGTACCCGATTCAGAATATAATCTCAATATCTTAATATCGTTCAATTCAACGGTACTGAACAACCAGTTTGCAGTTTTAAATTCGCTTTCCGATTTTAAGACTGAGGTAGCCAATTGCCGTACTTTTGTATTTCTGCACGAACTCGAATTTTTGCTTCAAAACAACCTGGTAAAGGGTGGCGATCTGGACAATGCCATTGTAATTATGGACCGTCCGATTTCGCAGGAAGAACTTGACCGCATTGCCCTCATGTTTAATCACGAACGTGTTGAAGTAAAAGAGCAGGGAATACTGAATAACGTTGAATTGCAATACGATAATGAATGTGCCCGCCATAAACTTTTGGATGTAATTGGTGATTTAACCCTCGCCGGAAAGCGAATCAAAGGACGTATCATTGCAACCAAGCCAGGGCATAGCGCAAATACCGAATTTGCAAAAGTAATTATGAAAGCCATCCGGAAGGAAGATTCAAGGGAAAAGGCTCCCGTTTACAACGCCAGTACTCCGGTATTGATGGATGTAAATAAAATAAAAGAACTACTTCCACACCGTTACCCCTTCTTATTGGTCGATAAGGTTATTGACATTCAGGATAACTACCTTGTAGGTGTAAAAAATGTAACTGCCAACGAACCATTTTTTCAGGGACATTTTCCTGAAGAACCTGTTATGCCCGGAGTTTTACTTGTTGAAGCGATGGCTCAGGCTGGAGGAATATTTGTACTTCGAAACCTTGCTGGAAAATACTCTACTTATTTCATGAAAATTGACAACGTCAAATTCAGGAGAAAAGTAGTTCCCGGAGATACTCTGGTTTTCAAGGTTATCCTTTCATCGCCTATTCGTCGTGGAATCGCAGAAATGCGTGGATTATGCTACGTGGGCGATACCATTGTTGCCGAAGGTGATTATATGGCTCAGATAATAAAAATACAGTAATTAGAAACAGAAAATAGTACAGAAATGAAACAACCATTAGCTTACGTGCACCCCGAAGCAAATATTGCTGAAAACGTAGTTATTGAACCTTTTGTGTCGATCGACAAAGACGTGATCATTGGTGAAGGCACCCGGATCGGATCGAGTGTTACCATCATGCCCGGCGTTCGTATTGGCAAAAACTGCCGCATTTTCCCTGGAGCAGTCATTGGAGCTGCACCTCAGGATTTAAAATTCAGAGGCGAATATTCTACAGTGGAAATTGGTGACAACACTACCATTCGCGAATTTGTAACTATAAACAGAGGCACCGTAGCTAAAGGCAAAACCGTAGTTGGCAACAATTGTCTTTTGATGGCTTATGTACACGTTGCACACGATTGTGTTGTTGGAAACGACGTTATTTTGGTAAACAACACACAATTGGCCGGCGAAGTTGTTATTGACGACTATGCCATTTTAGGTGGGATGACCGCGGTACATCAGTTTGTGCATGTTGGTTCGCACGTGATGGTTTCAGGTGGTTCGCTGGTTCGTAAAGATATTCCTCCATTCATTAAAGCTGGCCGCGAGCCGCTTTCGTATGTAGGTATCAACTCCATCGGATTGCGTCGTCGTAATTTCAGCAACGAAAAAATCCGCGAGGTACAGGAAATTTACCGCTACATTTACCAAAAAGGTTTGAATATCTCTCAGGCTGTAGAGATTATTGAAGCCGAAATGCCTGCTTCGACCGAGCGCGACGAAGTTTTGCTGTTTATTAAAGACTCGAAACGAGGAATTATTCGTGGTTATCTGCCCGATTAATTTCTACTGAAAATAATACTGCTGAAAAGCCCTGAATCATTTGGTTCAGGGCTTTTTTATGTCTTGATATTTCTGAAATGAAAATTACGAAGCTCCAAAGCACTGGGACTGTATACACAAAATTGTTGACCGATTATAAAAAAGATTGCCGGAAAATGAGCCTAATAACATGAAATTGAAATACTGATAATCAACGATAATCGCAGGAAACGCTATATATTTGGGGTTATACAATTGACTTAATTCCAGGAAATACAGCTATCGCTCAGAGTTTTGATTTAGATGTAATAGCAAAAAAGCAGAACCGAAATTATTTATAGTATTTATCCACAAACATAAATTTCACAAAATATTGATTGGACAAAATGAAAGAGAATGTTAAAAAGGACAAGTTCACTTATGTATTATTTGCAGTCTATTTGATTGCATTATTTTGGATTTTACTGTTTAAATTAAGTGTTCATTTTTCGTACATGGGAAATACGAGGAATGTAAACCTAATTCCATTCAATGAGCTTTTCATCCAAAATGGTAAAATTGATTGGAGTGAAATGATTATGAATGTATTGATTTTTATACCATTGGGGATATATGCAGGAATTTTGTTTAAACGATGGATTATTGGGAGAATATTATCCTTGTTTTTCTTAATTAGCTTAATCATTGAAGTATTCCAATTTATTTTTGCACTTGGGGCTTTTGATATTACGGATATAATTAATAATACTTTAGTCGGAATAATTGGATTGATGACATATCTGGGAATTGAAAAAGCATTTAAAAATAGTGTTAAGGCACAAAAATTCATAAACGTAGTTGCAACGATAGGAACTGTCTTGATGATTGTATTGCTTTCGTTACTAAAAATGGGCAAACTATGGATAAGATACCAGTAGTCAACTATAAATATTAATGATTATCCGGAGTTCTGCCTAAAGCACATAAATTACCTGAGAACAAAAAAATATATCGGTGCTCTGCACCTCATGATTCAACAATAATCACATTTCTACAAATATCCCGGGATGCTGCCCCTTGAGTCTTATCAAATAGGGTGCAGAGCACCAAATCTTTGTAGAATAAGGTAGAAAAGAAACAAAATAGGTTCAGAGCACCGACATATACTTTCCTTAAATCATGGGTAGGCAACAAAACTGATATTCATTAAATATTATTCTGAATGTAGAGTGGTTAAAACAAGTTATAATATAAAGCTTTCCGACTGACAGAAAATTAGTTACTTTATATGACTGAATGATCATTAATCGAAATTGGTCATGATAAATTATTTTGAAAAACAATTTGAGCTTCGCTATTTCGAAATGAATAAATTCGGAGAGGCTTCATCGACTGCTATCTTAACTTTACTCGAAGAAACGGCTGCCGATCATTGTTATGCCATCAATCACAGCTTGTTCGATCTTGAAAAGCAAAATATTGGATGGGTATTGCTTTCGGGTATTATGGAAATGGATTACTATCCGGCTTACAAAGAAAAGATTGTAATCCGGACATGGTTGTCGAAATATTCGACGATTAAAGGGTTTCGAGAAAATATCATATACAACGAACAAGGACGCATTATCGGAAGAGCGAAAGGCCTTTGGGTTTTCTTCGATATCGACCGCAGAAGACCCATTCAAATTCCGGATGCCATTAAAGATAAATGGTTGTACTTTAACGAAGAATCTATCAATCACGACATCACGAAGAAAATCGACATTATTGATTCGTCAGACCATATAAAGGAATTTAAAATTAACCGGTTTGATGTTGATACGAATCTGCACGTAAACAACATCCGGTATTTGCAATGGCTCATTGAGTCAATTCCTGAAGACATTATCGATAATTTTTATTTACACTCCATCGACGGGAGATTTATTGCCGAAGCTCAATTGGGCGACACCATCATGTCATTTACCGAAAGGGATGACAATCTCAATTCCTTTATTCATAACATTAAAACCCAGGAGAACAATACCGTTTGTGCCTCTGCCCGAACCGTTTGGAAATCAAGATAAAAATAAAGGGCAAATCCTGATTTTACAATCGGGAAATGCCCTTTTACTCCACAAACAAAATCGCTTCTTTAACCTCTTTATCTTAAACCTTCGACTAAATCCAAGTCAAAAGCTTGTATCTGGATTTTTTGAATAATGTTAGGCTGAACGCTCAGCCTAACAACACAAACTATTTTTTCAATCCTTCTGCCGGATATCTGAACGTATAATTTCCTGATCCAACATTCATGGAAATACCTTTATCGGTTTGTTTCAAACTTCCTTTAATTGAAGCTGTCATCGCTTGAGCATTTACCGTTAACTGATCGGCTTTTGCTGAAGGTAAAGTAACCGTTGCTGTTGTATTCGCAGGTACAGTAACCTCGTAAACAAAGTCATTTCCATCAATTTTCCATGCCGATTTTACTTTTCCGTACAGTGAATTAAACTCAACTCCTGCATTGGTTAATCCACCACCCGGATGCGGTGCCAGCAAAATGTGCTTGTAGCCAGGATTTTCGGGGTCGATATCCATACCGGCAACGTAGCGGTACAGCCATTCGCCAATCGCTCCGTAAGCATAATGGTTAAAACTGTTCATGCCCACATCCTGGAACGATCCGTCAGGTTTCTGTCCGTCCCAACGTTCCCAGATGGTGGTTGCACCCTGAGTAACCGGATATAGCCACGAGGGGTAATCCTTTCGGTTTAGGAGCATAAAGGCTAAATCATCGTATCCATGCGCCGACAATGTTTTGCAAAGCAATGGCGTTCCAACAAAACCGGTAGTCAAATGACCCATTTTCTTTACATCGTCAGCCAGATATTTGGCTGCTTTTGGTATCAAATCTTCAGGCAAAAGATCGAATGCCAATGCCAGGGAATAAGCCGTTTGCGTATTCGAAACCAAACGCCCGGCTGGCGTCACAAATTCTTTCTGAAATGCTTTCTTGATGTTTTCAGATAGTTGAGCATATTTTTTGGC is a window from the Aquipluma nitroreducens genome containing:
- the gcvH gene encoding glycine cleavage system protein GcvH, which gives rise to MNNPENLKYTSEHEWISVEGDVALVGITSFAQGELGDIVFVEIETEGETLAKGETFGTIEAVKTVSDLFMPVGGEVIEFNPALEASPELVNKDPYGQGWLIKIAISNQDELGDLLSAAEYQAMLEA
- the infB gene encoding translation initiation factor IF-2, yielding MVIGSSIKRLSKVARDFNVGISTIVDFLHKKGFDIDTNPNNKITDDAFHLLEKEYKGDISLKKESEKINLKSHRGAHESISLDDVKDSGNKHVVDDYEDDEVIIKDHNPKKVEAVPHVEAKPIRPEHKEELITTKRQEIESPKVVGKIDLENLSGPKKKEEPVVPVVPPAPPVEKTKPIHQKPVVETPPVQEIPVVVSEVKATKPTKEHKPEPVIIPEVKAEPVRVEAEDDRFSSDHVTTNVPTVEDVKVVGRIDLDLLNQKTRPAKKSKKQKEDERKDRERVRRDVQKPSESEAVQQGTPATDRPERVGPTVIKARAERLSGPTVVGKIELPSDKRPAGPSNDAAAQANRKKKRKRISKDIPGNQQQRVNVADKPVVAGERKKLVVTKNIGGAPRPAGDKPGLKKRTLLKKEVSEEDVQKQIKDTLARLTTKGTKSKGSKYRKDKRQMVSDKMAAQAERDTENLNVLKVTEFVSVNELATMMDTSVTSVISTCMSLGLFVSINQRLDAETMAVVADEFGFKVEFVSAEIQVAIEEEPDTEEQLLPRAPIVTVMGHVDHGKTSLLDHIRSTNVIAGEAGGITQHIGAYNVKLKDGRKITFLDTPGHEAFTAMRARGAQVTDIAIIIVAADDNIMPQTVEAINHAQAANVPIIFAINKIDKPGANPEKIKEKLAGMNFLVEDWGGKYQSQDISAKSGLNVDLLLEKVLLEAEMLELKGNPNKRATGTVIESTLDKGRGYVATVLVLNGSLRVGDVLLAGQYYGHVKAMFNERNQKVTVALPGEPVIILGLDGAPQAGDKFNVMENERDARNIANKREQLAREQGLRTQKHITLDEIGRRIAIGNFQELNLIVKGDVDGSIEALSDSLIKLSTEEIQVNVIHKAVGAISESDIMLATASNAIIVGFQVRPSVSARKIAEKEQIDIRLYSIIYDAINEIKAAMEGMLSPEIREEITGTAEVMEAFDITKVGTIAGCIVRDGKIIRKDKVRVIRDGIVIYTGTLGSLKRFKDDVKEVNKGYECGLNIDNYNNVKAGDFIEAFTLTEVAKTL
- the nusA gene encoding transcription termination factor NusA, producing the protein METLNLIDTFAEFKELKNIDRATMMSVLEDVFKNVLQKTYGTDENFDVIINIDKGDFEIWRNREVVADEDFEDPNRQITLKEAKKIDADYDIGEEVTDEVKLAHFGRRAILNLRQNLASRIMELEKDHIYNKYKNKIGDIVAGEVYQVWKKEILILDDEGNELILPRTEQIPSDYFRKGDNLRAVVFKVELRNNNPLIILSRTSPVFLERLFELEVPEIFDGLITIKKIVRVPGERAKVAVESYDERIDPVGACVGMKGSRIHGIVRELRNENIDVINFSANNQLFIQRALNPAKVSSIKLHEDTKRADVYLKPDEVSMAIGKGGLNIRLASQLTGYEIDVYREVAQDDEDVNLDEFSDEIESWVIDQLKSIGCDTAKNVLTLTRSELIKRTDLEEETIDEVLRILKNEFE
- the rimP gene encoding ribosome assembly cofactor RimP, which translates into the protein MIDKVKIAELVNEKLTDDQFLVDVTVSLSNVIDIMVDSDTGISINQIVEISRFVESNLDREVEDFELSVFSAGLSEPFSLVRQYKKNINTEVDVLLTSGLKLTGILLKADDQGIDLEVTTKEKSEGSKKKELVTRVHTLGYLEIKETKKVLKF
- a CDS encoding HD domain-containing protein is translated as MKTNKKKIINDPVFGFINIRSELVFDLIEHPYFQRLRRIKQLGLSCMVYPGANHTRFEHALGAVHLMRSAIGILKLKGQEISEEEADAVTVAILLHDIGHGPFSHVLESTIVQGVPHERISLLLMEELNRQFDGKLDLAIQIFTDNYPRHFLHQLVSSQLDMDRLDYLSRDSFFSGVSEGVISSERIIKMLNVKNDELAIEYKGIYSVENFLIARRLMYWQVYLHKTVLSAEYLFINVLARARELALQEIDLFATPVFKAFLTYKITLDDFTFNRLIDGRPALDLFANLDDNDIIASIKEWQNHPDAILSYLSHCIINRRFYKIKISKKPIPEQKISLLKEKICAHFDVCDEFVHYFLIADTISNSAYNQSSSEKINVLFKNNKISDIADASDINLSAFSETVRKYFICYPKELDIK